Part of the Syntrophorhabdus sp. genome, CCTATAGGTCCTATCCCCCTATAGGTCCTATCCCCCTATAGGTCCTATCCATTCCTGTTAGTCCTATCCATTCCCATCTCTTACAAGGACAGGATATTGCTGTAAGGATATGACTAGACAAGACTTGACCTGGTTTCAACGGAAGGCAATGCGCCTGGTGCGGGAAGTGTGTGTCTGAAATGGTGGGCTTAACTGCAGGGATGGTCCTGTGGAAAGACCATCCCTGCAGAGCTTTTTTAGAGTTTGCCTACAAAAATGAATGCGATAACCAGAGCGTAGATGACCAGTGATTCGATGAGGGCGAGGCCGATGATCATCGGGGCGAAGATCTTTCCCGATGCTCCCGGGTTTCTGGCAATGCCTTCAAGGGCTGCCGCCGCAGCTTTGCCCTGTCCCAGTGCGCCGCCAAGAGCCGCGATGCCGATCGCAGCGCCGGCGCCGATGGCCAACATGGCCTTCACATTTGAGTCGAGGGGGGCCTTTGCAGCTTCCTCAGCCGCAAGCACAAAGCCGCAGGAAAGAACGAGGATCAAACCGCTGAGCATCAAAATGGACACAACCTTTTTCATCACTATTCACTCCTTTCTTTTTTGTATTCTTGCATCATCATCATATTAATGGTCATGGGAAACGGCACCTGCAAAATAAACCATGGAAAGCAGTGTGAAAACGAATGTCTGGACAAAGGCGACAAAGAGGCCGAGGAACATAAAGATGACCGGTATCAGGAGCGGAACGAGGGCGAAGAATATGGCGGTAACGAGGTGGTCACCGGTTATGTTGCCGAAGAGCCTTATACCCAGGGACATGGGTCTCGCAATGTGGCTGATGAGCTCGATGGGGCACATCAGGATGCTGAGGATAACGTTGGCGTACCACGGCATCATGTCACTGATGAAGACGAACTGCCTCAGGTACTTGATCCCGTGCTCCCGCAGTCCGTAATAGTGTGTGAGGACGAACACCGTGAGCGAACAGGCAAAGGTCGTGTTCACATTGTCCGTCGCGGGAAGGAAGCCGGGGATGAGACCGGAAAGGTTGTTGAAGAGAATGAAAAGGGCCAGTGTGCCGATGATGAGCATGAACTGAGGTCCCCGTTCACCCATGTTCTCCTTGACGAAATTGGTGAGTGCCTCAACAATGATCTCGACGAGGTTCCTGAAGGTGAGCTTCTCGTCGGGAACGATCTGGTCCTCCAGCTTTTTCACCTGCCTGTAGCCAAGAAAAACGATGAGAAGAAGAAAGATCGAAACAACGATCGCATTCGACACATGCGGCGGCATTGTCTTGAGGAAAGGTATGAACGACACCCAGGTAAAAGCTTCATGCCCCATTATCTTGTCTCCTTTGCGAGCTGGAACTGAAAAGCGGCAACAATTGACTTATCAAAATAGATACAAAGACCGTGGAAAGACCCATGAGAAAGTAGAAGGGTTTGACGTTCCCATAGACCACGACAACGGTGAGGATTCCCAGGAGGAGGAGGAACTTCGCGGGAAGGGCGAGGTAGATATCCTTTTTCCCGATCTCCTGTTTCAGGATGAGCCGGGCGATGATCTTCTTGAGGAGCCGGAAGTTCAGGATGACGATGGCACTTGCCACAGCGAAACTGAAGAAGGCCATGACATCACGGGTAATGACGGCGACCGCGATGGAACCAAGCAAGAAAAGCGCCATGTTGCAGCGTTCAACCTGGGTTACGGTAATCTCCCTCATCGTCTTCCTTTTTGAGCCTTTTGTATGCCCGGTAAACCGCTTTGAAGGCGGCTATCATCCCAAAGATCATAAAAACGAACGTGAGATAGGGATACGTGCCCAAATATTTGTCGGCGTAAAAGCCAGCCACAAGACCGATGACAACACAAAAACCCATTTCAAGACCCAGGGCGCTATAGTTGAGCAACGTCCTGTAAATATCCTTCTTACTGTCTTGAAGAGTCATTTGTTACCCGCTTGCGGCTCTTTTCTTCTATCACAGGGAATGTATGATAGTCAACGTTATTTTTATCGTTGGAGACAACGTATCTGCACGGGTGGAAAGGGTCTGCGGAGGCCGGGTGGCGAAGCGCCGAACAGAGAAAGCGCTTCTTCCTTCCCGGCTGTCCCGGCCTCGTCGGCGACGGGTTCTTCGGCTCCCCGGAGATGCCGGGCGATCACACCCCCGGTCGTGGTGTCCGGCTCGGTCTTCTTCGGCGGTTCTTGGTGAGGAGCGAGCGGATCACTCCCTTGAGTTCCCTGAAATCAGGGGACTTGACAAGGTAGGCGTCGGCGGACCAGCTTTTGAAGTCTTTTCTGAAATCCTCGTAGGAGGAGTGAAGGATCACGGGAACGTCTTCGTATCTGCGCACGATGGGCCCCAGCACTTCCATGCCGTCCATGACGGGCATCACGATATCGAGGATGATCAGGCTGGGCTTCAAGTGCTTGAGGACAAGGATCGCCTCGACCCCGTTCGAGGCGTGTTTCGTTGTGTAGCCTTCGTCGCCGAGTTCTTCCGCAAGAAGCTTGACGAAATACTCGTCATCGTCGACGATCAGGATCGTCTTTCCATCTTCCAAGACCGTACACTCCCGCCCACATATGCCCTGGTTTCGGCCCTCTTAAGGGAGCAAGATTCGTGCCTGCAGGTATGACGCATGTAAAATGTTGAAATATCAACTGTTTATGATAAGTGGTAAACCCGTATCTCCTCCGGCGCATGGGAATAATTGCCCCCCTTGTGTCCCTTTTCGCCCCGTCCGCATGAAGGGGAGCGACATGAGAACGTCGTCAAGGCAACTTATGATATACTTGGATTAACGGGGTCTCAGTTTTTTTGCTTAGGAAGTACTCTCGGGTTGTTCGGAAAGCAGCGCGGGGCGAGGGGTGCCCCGAAGGATCTGCGAACAGCTTTTGCCGGGGAGGTCTATGAAAGGCGGCGAAGACAGGCTTTACCCGCTGCATCCGGGTGTGCCGGACGGCGACCCGAAACCTTCAGGAAAGCGTTCTCCCACAGAGGCTTTGCTGGTTGACACTGGCGGCGTCAGCACCCCGAGGGAACGGAGACGTACAGGAAAGGACCGCACGCTCCGATCCGTGCGGGGGTTTCTCGACGAGGCCCCCGTGGAACCTTCGGCTGAGCTCAAGGCATTCGCCGACAACATACCCGACGGCATTTTCCGTCTCGACCGCAAACTCAGGCATGTCTTCATGAACAACGTCATGCTCGACCTTTTCCGGAAGGGGGGGGAGAGGAATCCCGGCTCCCTCGACGATTGGGACTTTCTACCCGGTGAGGCAAAGGGCCGGGTAAAGAAGTTGGCACGGAAGACCTTTTCGAGTTCGTTGCCTCAGGAACTGGAGCTCATGTGCGACGGGGACGGAAGCCCGCTGCACTTCGCCCTGCGCCTTGTCCCCGAGGCTGGTGCGGCAGGCCACGTCGGCACCGTTCTCGGTATCATGCGGGACATCACTTCGCTCAAGC contains:
- a CDS encoding F0F1 ATP synthase subunit C, with product MKKVVSILMLSGLILVLSCGFVLAAEEAAKAPLDSNVKAMLAIGAGAAIGIAALGGALGQGKAAAAALEGIARNPGASGKIFAPMIIGLALIESLVIYALVIAFIFVGKL
- the atpB gene encoding F0F1 ATP synthase subunit A, producing the protein MGHEAFTWVSFIPFLKTMPPHVSNAIVVSIFLLLIVFLGYRQVKKLEDQIVPDEKLTFRNLVEIIVEALTNFVKENMGERGPQFMLIIGTLALFILFNNLSGLIPGFLPATDNVNTTFACSLTVFVLTHYYGLREHGIKYLRQFVFISDMMPWYANVILSILMCPIELISHIARPMSLGIRLFGNITGDHLVTAIFFALVPLLIPVIFMFLGLFVAFVQTFVFTLLSMVYFAGAVSHDH
- a CDS encoding AtpZ/AtpI family protein, coding for MTLQDSKKDIYRTLLNYSALGLEMGFCVVIGLVAGFYADKYLGTYPYLTFVFMIFGMIAAFKAVYRAYKRLKKEDDEGDYRNPG
- a CDS encoding response regulator; translated protein: MEDGKTILIVDDDEYFVKLLAEELGDEGYTTKHASNGVEAILVLKHLKPSLIILDIVMPVMDGMEVLGPIVRRYEDVPVILHSSYEDFRKDFKSWSADAYLVKSPDFRELKGVIRSLLTKNRRRRPSRTPRPGV